From Pristiophorus japonicus isolate sPriJap1 unplaced genomic scaffold, sPriJap1.hap1 HAP1_SCAFFOLD_1568, whole genome shotgun sequence, one genomic window encodes:
- the LOC139243020 gene encoding dual specificity protein phosphatase 10-like, which translates to MVGGELLRPGAEAEAAAAENGGRGGDHGDRAQDGGGGRPGNRAQDGGGGLWPEELGRRLGPAKGQQQRRRQPAVLLLDCRHLLEYTKSQLQGAVNPGWAAGGGGGGPGPSGRAKITVFDLLAGRRTAARHPAPAPVTVPVPPPLSLHLLLDSLSPAGKDAQPPPPGDDGETDGSETSRPQGVPDGTSGGPGGDPHAANPSTPDIENAEISPILPFLYLGNERDAQDLARLRRLNVGYVINVTTHLPLYHAQAGAMHYKRLPATDNSKQNLRQYFEEAFEFIEEAHQSGKGVLVHCQAGVSRSATLVIAYLMKHTLMTMTDAYKYVKGKRLIISPNLNFMGQLLEFEMDLNKGLTPRILIPRLTGLETEV; encoded by the exons ATGGTCGGCGGCGAGCTCCTCCGGCCAGGCGCCGAGGCCGAGGCGGCGGCGGCGGAAAATGGCGGCCGGGGCGGTGACCATGGCGACCGGGCCCAAGATGGCGGCGGCGGTCGCCCCGGCAACCGGGCCCAAGATGGCGGCGGCGGTCTCTGGCCGGAAGAGCTAGGCCGCAGGCTGGGCCCGGCCAAGGGTCAGCAGCAGCGCCGCCGCCAGCCCGccgtcctcctcctcgactgccgccaCTTGCTGGAGTACACCAAGAGCCAGCTGCAGGGCGCCGTCAACCCGGGCTGGGCGGCCGGCGGCGGCGGGGGGGGCCCGGGACCCAGCGGCCGAGCCAAGATCACCGTCTTCGACCTGCTCGCCGGCCGCCGCACCGCGGCCCGCCACCCCGCCCCGGCCCCCGTCACCGTCCCCGTCCCCCCGCCGCTCTCGCTGCACCTGCTGCTCGACTCGCTCAGCCCCGCGGGGAAGGACGCCCAGCCGCCGCCCCCAG GCGATGACGGTGAGACGGACGGCAGCGAGACTTCGAGACCACAGGGCGTGCCGGACGGCACAAGCGGAGGGCCAGGTGGTGATCCTCACGCTGCCAACCCCTCCACCCCTGACATCGAGAACGCGGAGATCAGCCCCATCCTCCCCTTCCTGTATCTGGGCAACGAGCGGGACGCCCAGGACCTGGCCAGGCTGCGACGGCTGAACGTGGGCTACGTGATCAATGTCACCACGCACCTGCCGCTGTACCACGCCCAGGCGGGAGCCATGCACTACAAGAGGCTACCCGCCACCGACAACAGCAAGCAGAACCTCCGCCAGTACTTTGAGGAGGCCTTTGAGTTCATCG AGGAAGCCCACCAGTCTGGGAAGGGTGTCCTCGTCCACTGCCAGGCAGGAGTGTCCCGCTCAGCCACCCTGGTCATCGCGTACCTGATGAAGCACACGCTCATGACCATGACCGACGCCTACAAGTACGTGAAGGGCAAGCGTCTCATCATCTCCCCCAACCTCAACTTCATGGGCCAGCTGCTGGAGTTCGAAATGGACCTCAACAAGGGGCTGACTCCCCGCATCCTCATCCCGAGACTCACCGGGCTGGAGACCGAGGTGTAG